Proteins co-encoded in one Sulfuricystis thermophila genomic window:
- a CDS encoding EAL domain-containing protein: MKVLYIEDSAADADLARRHLARHAPEIALEIAPTLAEGLARLDAGFDLLLTDLQLPDGSGLEALTEVRARRLPLAVVVLTGSGDQNAAIAALKAGADDYLVKRADYLDRLPQTLLAARSRFLVNAERRSQPLDVLYVEHNAFDVDLLRRHLAGHAPHIRIDNVPDATAALARLPAGPDAPWPWQVLLVDYRLPGLDGLELAKIVRDERRLDIPIVLITGHGSEEVAAQALHLGIDDYLSKHEGYLYEIAAVIEKVDRQARLERERQRLAETSERLAHFIEASPVVLYSLRWRDGTATAVWVSDNIERLFGHTREDALAPGWWEANLHPDDRATVLAMQTQLIEQGRLEHEYRFRAADGHYRWLRDSLRLVRDRDGQPQEIVGAWSDISETKRRQQIDEARRGTLDALIGERPLAEILDGIARRLEAIQDDLRVSILVVDPHDGRLYTRAGPSLPDFYNAAVDGLEIAEGHGSCGSAAALGKNVIVEDIDTHPYWAPYLDIAHRADIRACWSVPFFDEAGKVLGTVGCYYAAPRAPRPEDLALIEEFARLAALAVSKVRVNERLRQAAAVFASTRDGIVITDLAPRILAVNRAWSEITGYTEAEAFGQNPRLLKSGRHDRAFYQTLWATLRKVGHWQGEIWNRRKNGEIYAEWLSISTVYDERGQPTNYVGVLTDLSHLKSIEQKLDHLAHHDILTDLPNRLMMQVRLAAALEHAHRSPQRLAVLFLDLDRFKDVNDSLGHPVGDALLVEVAKRLRSRLREEDLLARVGGDEFIALLEGVDTPEQAGIVARSLIEQLTEPFTIEQTPVFIGVSIGISLYPDDARDATELIQHADAALYLAKQEGRNTYRFHTEALTRAARERLTLETRLRQALEREEFALHYQPLVDRSGKPFGVEALIRWQPPGDETISPARFIPLAEETGLILPIGRWVIETACRQMAAWQREGLPFGLLAVNLSARQFEDPGLVELIRNTLAATGLKTDCLELELTESLLMKNVERSLVVLEELKALGVRVAVDDFGTGYSSLAYLRRFPVDKLKIDQSFVRDLDVDPGDQEIAATIVAMARNLRLTVLAEGVEKASQLEILAALGCDHYQGYLFARPMPADDVPAWCEKQ, translated from the coding sequence ATGAAGGTTCTCTACATCGAAGATTCCGCTGCCGATGCCGATCTCGCCCGGCGCCATCTGGCCCGTCATGCGCCGGAGATCGCGCTCGAGATCGCGCCGACGCTCGCCGAAGGGTTAGCGAGGCTCGATGCGGGTTTCGATCTGCTGCTCACCGACCTGCAACTGCCCGATGGTTCCGGGCTCGAGGCCTTGACCGAAGTGCGCGCCCGCCGGCTGCCGCTGGCCGTGGTCGTGCTCACCGGCTCCGGCGACCAGAACGCGGCGATCGCCGCATTGAAGGCCGGCGCCGACGACTATCTGGTCAAACGCGCCGATTATCTCGACCGCCTGCCGCAAACCCTGCTCGCCGCGCGCAGCCGCTTCCTCGTCAATGCCGAACGGCGCAGCCAGCCCCTCGACGTGCTCTATGTCGAACACAATGCCTTCGACGTCGATCTGCTGCGCCGTCACCTCGCCGGGCATGCTCCGCACATCCGCATCGACAACGTGCCGGATGCCACGGCGGCACTCGCCCGGCTGCCTGCCGGCCCGGATGCGCCCTGGCCGTGGCAGGTCCTGCTGGTCGATTACCGGCTGCCGGGGCTCGACGGACTGGAACTGGCCAAGATCGTGCGCGACGAGCGGCGGCTGGACATCCCGATCGTGCTGATCACCGGCCACGGCAGCGAAGAGGTCGCCGCTCAGGCGCTGCATCTGGGTATCGACGACTATCTGTCGAAGCACGAAGGCTATCTCTACGAAATCGCCGCGGTGATCGAGAAGGTGGATCGCCAGGCGCGGCTGGAGCGCGAACGCCAGCGGCTGGCCGAGACCAGCGAGCGGCTGGCGCACTTCATCGAAGCGAGCCCAGTCGTGCTCTACAGTCTGCGCTGGCGAGACGGCACGGCGACTGCCGTCTGGGTTTCGGACAATATCGAACGGCTGTTCGGCCACACCCGCGAAGATGCATTGGCGCCCGGCTGGTGGGAAGCGAATCTGCATCCCGACGACCGCGCAACAGTGCTCGCCATGCAAACGCAGCTCATCGAACAGGGCCGGCTCGAGCATGAATACCGCTTCCGAGCCGCGGATGGCCATTACCGCTGGCTACGCGACAGCCTGCGGCTCGTCCGCGACAGGGATGGCCAGCCGCAGGAGATCGTCGGCGCCTGGTCCGACATCAGCGAAACCAAACGCCGGCAGCAGATCGACGAAGCGCGGCGCGGCACGCTCGATGCGCTGATCGGCGAGCGGCCGCTCGCCGAGATCCTCGACGGCATCGCCCGCCGCCTCGAAGCGATCCAGGACGATCTGCGTGTCTCGATCCTGGTCGTCGACCCGCACGATGGGCGACTCTACACGCGCGCCGGGCCGAGCCTGCCGGATTTCTACAATGCCGCGGTCGACGGTCTGGAGATCGCCGAAGGGCACGGTTCCTGCGGCAGCGCCGCGGCGCTGGGCAAAAACGTCATCGTCGAAGACATCGACACCCATCCCTACTGGGCGCCTTACCTCGACATCGCCCACCGAGCGGACATCCGCGCCTGCTGGTCGGTGCCGTTCTTCGACGAGGCCGGCAAGGTGCTCGGCACCGTCGGCTGCTATTACGCCGCGCCGCGCGCGCCGCGCCCCGAGGATCTGGCGCTGATCGAGGAATTCGCGCGGCTGGCGGCATTGGCAGTCAGCAAGGTGCGCGTCAACGAACGTCTGCGTCAGGCTGCGGCGGTTTTCGCGTCGACACGCGACGGCATCGTCATCACCGATCTGGCGCCGCGCATCCTCGCCGTCAATCGCGCCTGGTCTGAGATCACCGGCTATACGGAAGCCGAAGCGTTCGGCCAGAATCCGCGCCTGCTCAAGTCGGGCCGCCACGACCGGGCCTTTTATCAGACCCTGTGGGCGACGCTGCGAAAGGTCGGTCACTGGCAGGGTGAAATCTGGAACCGGCGCAAGAACGGCGAGATCTATGCCGAATGGCTCAGCATCAGCACCGTGTATGACGAACGCGGCCAGCCGACCAATTATGTCGGCGTACTCACCGATCTGTCGCATCTGAAGTCGATCGAGCAGAAACTCGATCATCTCGCCCATCACGACATCCTCACCGATCTGCCGAACCGCCTGATGATGCAGGTGCGCCTGGCCGCCGCGCTGGAACACGCGCACCGCAGCCCGCAGCGCCTCGCCGTGCTGTTCCTCGATCTCGACCGCTTCAAGGACGTCAACGACAGCCTCGGCCACCCGGTCGGCGATGCGCTGCTCGTCGAGGTGGCCAAGCGGCTGCGCAGCCGACTGCGCGAAGAGGATCTGCTCGCCCGTGTCGGTGGTGACGAATTCATCGCGCTGCTCGAAGGCGTGGACACACCGGAGCAGGCCGGCATCGTCGCCCGCAGTCTGATCGAGCAACTGACCGAACCGTTCACGATCGAGCAAACCCCGGTGTTCATCGGCGTCTCGATCGGCATCAGTCTCTATCCCGACGACGCTCGGGATGCCACCGAGCTGATCCAGCACGCCGACGCGGCGCTTTATCTCGCCAAGCAGGAAGGGCGCAACACCTACCGCTTCCATACCGAGGCCTTGACCCGCGCGGCGCGCGAGCGGCTGACGCTGGAAACCCGGCTGCGCCAGGCGCTCGAGCGCGAAGAGTTCGCGCTGCATTACCAGCCGCTGGTCGATCGCAGCGGCAAGCCGTTCGGTGTCGAGGCCTTGATCCGTTGGCAGCCGCCCGGCGATGAAACAATCTCCCCGGCGCGCTTCATTCCCCTGGCCGAGGAAACCGGGCTGATCCTGCCGATCGGCCGCTGGGTGATCGAGACCGCCTGCCGGCAGATGGCCGCCTGGCAACGCGAAGGGCTGCCGTTCGGGCTCCTGGCCGTGAATCTCTCGGCGCGGCAGTTCGAAGATCCGGGGCTCGTCGAACTGATCCGCAACACCCTCGCTGCCACGGGGCTCAAGACCGACTGCCTTGAGCTCGAACTGACCGAGAGCCTGCTGATGAAGAACGTCGAACGCTCGCTCGTCGTGCTCGAGGAGCTCAAAGCGCTCGGTGTGCGGGTCGCGGTCGATGATTTCGGCACCGGCTATTCCTCGCTCGCCTATTTGCGCCGCTTCCCGGTGGACAAGCTGAAGATCGACCAGAGCTTCGTGCGCGATCTCGACGTCGACCCGGGCGACCAGGAAATCGCCGCGACGATCGTCGCCATGGCGCGCAACCTGCGTCTCACGGTGCTCGCCGAGGGCGTCGAGAAAGCCAGCCAGCTCGAGATCCTCGCCGCCCTCGGCTGCGACCACTACCAAGGTTATCTGTTCGCGCGACCGATGCCGGCGGACGATGTCCCCGCCTGGTGCGAAAAGCAGTAG
- a CDS encoding ABC transporter substrate-binding protein: MRRLLILLGFVALLLSCAPAPQSPLLLTVNPWLGYDPFVLARERGLLDPRVRIVELISNSDSRRALANGLSEATALTLDEALRVADAGIPIQIVAVLDVSAGADAVLARPDIERLDQLRGKRIGVETGAVGSLMLARLLSAAGLSKDAVQIVAVEASQHAAVLQSGRIDAVITFEPMRTQLKRRGFPVLFDSRALPGEIIDVLVVRPGLDAAPLIEAWRAGLAALERDPLAAAEVLARGVDLSVEEYQQALSGLRFVSPQESARWLSGGAASPLAEQAKAIVAELTQHGELKRPPDWLALLEGARR, from the coding sequence ATGCGCCGGCTCCTCATTCTGCTTGGTTTCGTTGCCCTGCTGCTCAGCTGCGCCCCCGCGCCACAGTCGCCGCTCTTGCTGACCGTCAATCCGTGGCTCGGCTATGACCCCTTCGTGCTGGCGCGCGAACGCGGGCTGCTCGACCCGCGCGTGCGCATCGTCGAGCTCATATCCAACAGCGACAGCCGGCGTGCGCTCGCCAACGGCCTGAGCGAAGCGACCGCGCTGACCCTCGACGAAGCGCTGCGCGTAGCCGACGCCGGCATCCCGATCCAGATCGTCGCCGTGCTCGATGTCTCGGCAGGCGCCGATGCGGTGCTCGCACGCCCGGACATCGAACGTCTCGATCAGCTCAGAGGCAAGCGCATCGGCGTCGAGACCGGCGCCGTCGGCAGCCTGATGCTGGCCCGGCTGCTGTCCGCCGCCGGGCTTTCGAAAGATGCAGTGCAGATCGTCGCTGTCGAAGCGAGCCAACATGCCGCCGTGCTGCAAAGCGGCCGCATCGATGCCGTGATCACCTTCGAGCCGATGCGCACACAACTCAAGCGCCGCGGCTTTCCTGTGCTGTTCGACAGCCGCGCGCTGCCCGGCGAGATCATCGACGTGTTGGTGGTGCGACCTGGCCTCGATGCCGCGCCGTTGATCGAGGCCTGGCGTGCGGGGCTCGCCGCCTTGGAACGGGATCCGCTGGCGGCAGCGGAGGTGCTCGCGCGTGGGGTCGATCTCTCGGTCGAGGAATATCAGCAGGCGCTATCCGGTCTGCGTTTCGTCTCTCCGCAAGAAAGCGCGCGCTGGCTCTCCGGTGGTGCAGCTTCCCCGCTGGCCGAGCAGGCCAAAGCGATCGTCGCTGAACTGACGCAGCATGGCGAGCTAAAGCGGCCGCCGGACTGGCTGGCCTTGCTGGAGGGGGCGAGGCGATGA
- a CDS encoding PAS domain-containing protein produces MNWLLRFPTRWTLPVVLLLLSLLAIVWLDVLQRHEYTQAVEKEEAMRLKDRLAVEQTRLEVQLGLNNRLQVRRIVSSLGLRPDLMHAWLISPEGRVVASLSRLEIDEPWEKIRARLPAPLAAALDTAPSQAPPLSSSRPASADFLLGEITVHPDHRLIVVSDLAAPLARRLASGRSELWLQIGAFLLFALTVGVLLHLIWAQRLRRLLMAAERLGSGDFTARAALPGADELANIGAAFDTMAQRLARQQDEIRRLATLIEQSPLIAIVWRNQPGWPVAFVSDNVVRWGLDKHALLSGKIPYSDLIHPDDLPAIAADVEQHLAQGPDRYVQTYRLRDGFGHWRWIEDYTWLLRDEKGQVSTIQGVLLDISARREAEEALHQKAAELAERNAELERFAAATIGREEEMIRLKREINALCREFGRPEPFELGWLETEQEARR; encoded by the coding sequence ATGAATTGGCTGCTGCGTTTTCCCACCCGGTGGACTTTGCCCGTCGTGCTGTTGCTGTTGAGCCTGCTCGCCATCGTCTGGCTCGATGTCTTGCAGCGCCATGAGTACACGCAGGCCGTCGAAAAGGAAGAGGCGATGCGGCTCAAGGACAGGCTGGCGGTCGAGCAGACACGGCTCGAGGTGCAGCTGGGCCTGAACAACCGGCTGCAGGTGCGACGCATCGTCAGCTCGCTCGGTTTGCGCCCCGATCTCATGCATGCCTGGCTGATTTCGCCCGAAGGGCGCGTCGTGGCCTCGCTCTCACGGCTCGAGATCGACGAGCCCTGGGAGAAAATCCGCGCCCGCCTGCCGGCGCCGCTCGCCGCCGCGCTCGACACAGCCCCGTCCCAAGCCCCCCCGCTCTCCTCGAGCCGTCCGGCCAGCGCCGACTTTCTGCTCGGTGAGATCACTGTCCACCCCGATCATCGCCTCATCGTCGTCAGCGATCTCGCCGCCCCGCTCGCCCGCCGGCTGGCCTCCGGCCGCAGCGAGCTTTGGTTGCAGATCGGCGCCTTTCTGCTGTTCGCGCTCACGGTCGGCGTGCTGCTGCATCTGATCTGGGCGCAACGTCTGCGGCGCCTGCTCATGGCCGCCGAACGTCTCGGCAGCGGCGACTTCACCGCGCGCGCCGCGTTGCCGGGGGCTGATGAGCTCGCCAACATCGGCGCCGCCTTCGACACGATGGCCCAGCGGCTCGCCCGGCAGCAGGACGAAATCCGCCGGCTGGCGACGCTGATCGAACAATCCCCGCTGATCGCGATCGTCTGGCGCAACCAACCCGGCTGGCCGGTGGCGTTCGTCAGCGACAACGTCGTGCGCTGGGGGCTCGACAAACACGCGCTGCTTTCCGGGAAGATTCCCTACAGCGATCTGATCCATCCCGACGATCTGCCGGCGATCGCCGCCGATGTCGAGCAGCATCTCGCCCAGGGCCCGGACCGCTATGTACAGACCTACCGGCTGCGCGATGGCTTCGGCCACTGGCGCTGGATCGAGGATTACACCTGGCTGCTGCGTGATGAAAAGGGGCAGGTGAGCACGATCCAGGGCGTGCTGCTCGACATCAGCGCACGGCGGGAAGCCGAGGAGGCGCTGCACCAGAAGGCCGCCGAACTGGCCGAACGCAATGCCGAGCTGGAACGCTTCGCCGCCGCGACGATCGGCCGCGAGGAGGAAATGATTCGCTTGAAGCGTGAGATCAACGCGCTGTGCCGGGAATTCGGCCGGCCCGAACCCTTCGAGCTCGGCTGGCTCGAAACCGAGCAGGAAGCCCGGCGATGA
- a CDS encoding sensor histidine kinase — MKLSPPSLAALRITLAYLVFAGLWIIASDGFLALFIHDAQTIASLGLVKGLAFVVLTALLLYLLLNRRFTTLASALTERDAALAALQQNHARFEAVFEQAAVGIALVAPDGRWLKVNRRLAEIVGYSPEELLERTFQDITHPDDLAADLAHVRQMLAREIERYAMEKRYIRKDGSTVWILLTVALVWKADGQPDYFISVVEDISRQHEAETRLKEALAWQQRARLATLNQMEDALAARREAEAANAELRELNATLEARVAERTQALATLNQSLESFVYSVSHDLKTPLRGIDGYCRLLEEDYADRLDDEGRLFLANVRHGVARMQELIDDLLAYSRMERKPLATTALDPRGIVENLLAERSQEIEARHVAVRLELPPLTLAADADGLAIVLRNLLDNALKFTRQTAHPEIVIQGETSGDGVHLSVRDNGIGFEMKYHDRIFEIFQRLHRLEEYPGTGVGLALVKKAIERMGGRVWAEAAPNAGATFHLWLPAATAA, encoded by the coding sequence ATGAAACTGTCCCCGCCTTCGCTCGCCGCGCTGCGCATCACGCTGGCCTATCTCGTCTTTGCCGGCCTGTGGATCATCGCTTCCGACGGCTTCCTGGCGCTGTTCATCCACGATGCCCAGACGATCGCCTCGCTGGGCCTCGTCAAGGGTCTGGCCTTCGTCGTCCTCACCGCGCTGCTGCTTTACCTGCTGTTGAATCGTCGCTTCACCACACTGGCCAGCGCCCTCACCGAACGCGATGCGGCATTGGCCGCCCTGCAACAGAACCACGCGCGTTTCGAGGCCGTCTTCGAACAGGCGGCGGTCGGCATCGCGCTGGTCGCTCCGGATGGCCGCTGGCTGAAGGTCAACCGCCGGCTGGCCGAGATCGTCGGCTACTCGCCCGAAGAGTTGCTGGAAAGGACCTTCCAGGACATCACCCATCCGGACGATCTGGCCGCCGATCTCGCCCATGTGCGCCAGATGCTGGCGCGCGAGATCGAACGCTATGCGATGGAAAAGCGCTACATCCGCAAGGATGGCTCGACGGTGTGGATCCTGCTCACCGTGGCGCTGGTCTGGAAAGCCGATGGCCAGCCGGACTACTTCATCTCGGTGGTCGAGGACATTTCCCGCCAGCACGAGGCCGAAACGAGGCTCAAGGAGGCGCTCGCCTGGCAGCAACGGGCGCGGCTGGCGACGTTGAACCAGATGGAAGACGCGCTCGCCGCGCGGCGTGAGGCCGAAGCCGCCAATGCCGAGCTGCGCGAGCTCAACGCCACGCTGGAAGCCCGTGTGGCGGAACGCACGCAGGCGCTGGCGACGCTCAACCAGTCGCTGGAGAGCTTCGTCTATTCGGTTTCGCACGATCTCAAGACGCCGCTGCGCGGCATCGATGGCTACTGCCGGCTGCTGGAGGAAGACTATGCCGACCGGCTCGACGACGAGGGCCGGCTGTTCCTCGCCAACGTGCGCCATGGGGTGGCGCGCATGCAGGAACTGATCGATGATCTGCTCGCCTATTCGCGCATGGAGCGCAAGCCGCTCGCCACCACGGCGCTCGATCCGCGCGGCATCGTCGAGAACCTGCTGGCGGAGCGCAGCCAGGAGATCGAGGCACGCCATGTCGCGGTGCGCCTCGAGCTGCCACCGCTCACCCTCGCCGCCGACGCCGACGGCCTGGCGATCGTGCTGCGCAACCTGCTCGACAACGCGCTGAAATTCACGCGCCAGACGGCCCACCCGGAAATCGTCATCCAAGGCGAGACGAGCGGCGACGGCGTGCATCTATCGGTGCGCGACAACGGCATCGGCTTCGAGATGAAGTATCACGATCGCATCTTCGAGATCTTCCAGCGGTTGCACCGGCTCGAAGAGTATCCGGGCACCGGCGTCGGGCTCGCGCTGGTGAAGAAGGCCATCGAGCGCATGGGCGGCCGCGTCTGGGCGGAAGCCGCGCCCAATGCCGGCGCCACGTTTCACCTTTGGCTGCCGGCCGCCACGGCCGCTTGA
- a CDS encoding thiamine pyrophosphate-binding protein, translating to MQITVAALITRFMERLGIRFIYGMPGSHILPVYDALYDSSIKTVLVKHEQGAAFMACGEARATRRPAACITTAGPGATNLVTGIANAYADKLPVLIVTGETSTSIFGKGGLQESSGEGGSIDQSDIFRGITRYHKIVERTDYLLQVLRQATRILLSPNAGPVLLSFPYNIQKEQVDAELLDAIRFVTEAPRICNSFAATEEMGRMIRAARHPVIVAGHGCFRAGAQAMLQKLGERHAIRVATTLKGKGLISENDPRALGCLGVTSDGSAFRHIVEHADLIIVLGASFNERTSNLWDPRLMAGKRVIQVDHDANQLEKVFRADLAIHGDIRAVLEDLLICLADFPAPPPPVYQRAPVAPNFTAIAHLFDRIVERLPEALVFDDNIILAQTYLKASPQHRYFPNSGVSALGHAIPAAIGARCAVDTPTFAILGDGGFQMCCMELMTAVNYRIPLNVVMINNGTLGLIRKNQFQLYRERYIDCDFVNPDFALLAQSFGIRHFRIETAADVDALFDTADLTGDINLIEVMWDKHVFPTYRSDR from the coding sequence ATGCAGATCACCGTCGCCGCCCTCATCACGCGCTTCATGGAGCGCCTCGGCATTCGCTTCATCTATGGCATGCCGGGCTCGCACATCCTGCCGGTCTATGATGCGCTCTACGACTCATCGATCAAGACGGTGCTCGTCAAGCACGAGCAGGGCGCGGCCTTCATGGCCTGCGGCGAGGCGCGCGCCACGCGCCGGCCCGCCGCCTGTATCACCACCGCCGGCCCCGGCGCGACGAACCTCGTCACGGGGATTGCCAACGCCTATGCCGACAAGCTGCCAGTGCTGATCGTCACCGGCGAGACCTCGACTTCGATCTTCGGCAAGGGCGGCCTGCAGGAGTCTTCCGGCGAGGGCGGCAGCATCGATCAGTCGGACATCTTCCGCGGCATCACGCGCTATCACAAGATCGTCGAGCGCACCGACTATCTGCTGCAGGTGCTGCGCCAGGCCACGCGCATCCTGCTGTCGCCGAACGCCGGACCGGTGCTGCTCTCCTTTCCCTACAACATCCAGAAAGAGCAGGTCGATGCCGAACTGCTCGATGCGATCCGCTTCGTCACCGAGGCGCCGCGCATCTGCAACAGCTTCGCGGCGACCGAGGAGATGGGGCGCATGATCCGCGCCGCGCGTCATCCGGTGATCGTCGCCGGTCACGGCTGCTTTCGCGCCGGCGCGCAGGCGATGTTGCAAAAGCTCGGCGAACGGCATGCGATCCGCGTCGCCACGACCTTGAAGGGCAAGGGGCTGATCAGCGAAAACGATCCGCGGGCGCTGGGCTGTCTGGGGGTGACTTCCGACGGCAGCGCCTTTCGTCACATCGTCGAGCATGCCGACCTGATCATCGTGCTCGGCGCCTCCTTCAACGAGCGCACCAGCAATCTGTGGGACCCGCGGCTGATGGCCGGCAAGCGCGTGATCCAGGTCGATCACGACGCCAACCAGCTCGAAAAGGTGTTCCGCGCCGATCTGGCGATCCACGGCGACATCCGCGCCGTGCTCGAGGATCTGTTGATCTGCCTGGCCGATTTTCCCGCGCCGCCGCCCCCGGTCTATCAGCGCGCGCCGGTGGCGCCGAACTTCACCGCGATCGCCCATCTGTTCGACCGCATCGTCGAACGGCTGCCCGAAGCGCTGGTCTTCGACGACAACATCATCCTGGCGCAGACCTATCTGAAGGCCTCGCCGCAGCACCGCTATTTCCCGAACTCCGGCGTTTCGGCGCTCGGCCATGCGATCCCGGCGGCGATCGGCGCCCGCTGCGCGGTCGATACGCCGACCTTCGCGATCCTCGGCGACGGCGGCTTCCAGATGTGCTGCATGGAGCTGATGACTGCCGTGAATTACCGCATCCCGCTCAACGTCGTGATGATCAACAACGGCACGCTGGGCCTGATCCGCAAGAACCAGTTCCAGCTCTACCGCGAGCGCTACATCGACTGCGATTTCGTCAATCCGGATTTCGCGCTGCTGGCGCAAAGCTTCGGCATCCGTCACTTCCGCATCGAAACCGCCGCCGACGTCGATGCGCTGTTCGACACCGCCGACCTCACCGGCGACATCAACCTGATCGAAGTGATGTGGGACAAGCACGTGTTTCCGACCTATCGTTCCGACCGATGA
- a CDS encoding glycosyltransferase family 2 protein, which yields MSRHAFLVIIPVADRPRHIRACLASLAELLRRFPYAGRIRVLLADDSRAAASIDANRALAEAFSAAGIETIHFPPAEQQALVAALPSPLPHVLGAAPVAPYGHKGQGVMRNIAWLKASQLLREAPEETLIWSIDSDQEFRVNVPENDGYVLDFFNALDAIFTRTDAEVLTGKVVGDPPVSPAVMTRNFLDDVLAFLADAAQRDPSAPCSHHGVTVSHGDAAYHDMAELFGFRPAEHSPYPCPLPGLHSEADGFAHFAARANSFFYGEHPTRVTAYQPGDPLASLVPARTVYAGNVVFRPSALRYFIPFAPLRLRMSGPTLGRILKSELGERFVSANLPMLHKRTVESGGQAEFRPGIETQATAVDMSDEFERQFYGDVMLFSVERLAAAGPLCRAASAEFAPTLDCLREEMLARYNERQTAVLSRLARLMALLSDPAQWWNQRPGLAEGLRHFAANVRHNFAAENSGQARINDEARWQDWRARLLDGLEHYAEDRAAWARLLVSL from the coding sequence ATGAGCCGGCATGCCTTCCTCGTCATCATCCCGGTCGCCGACCGGCCGCGCCACATTCGGGCATGTCTTGCCAGCCTCGCCGAACTGTTGCGCCGCTTTCCCTATGCCGGACGCATCCGCGTGCTGCTCGCCGACGACAGCCGCGCGGCCGCGAGCATCGACGCCAACCGCGCGCTGGCCGAGGCGTTTTCCGCTGCAGGTATCGAAACGATCCACTTCCCGCCGGCCGAGCAGCAAGCGCTCGTCGCTGCGCTCCCCTCACCCCTGCCGCATGTGCTCGGCGCGGCGCCGGTGGCGCCTTACGGCCACAAGGGCCAGGGCGTGATGCGCAACATCGCCTGGCTGAAAGCGAGCCAACTATTGAGGGAAGCGCCGGAGGAGACGCTGATCTGGTCGATCGACAGCGACCAGGAGTTCCGCGTCAATGTGCCTGAAAACGACGGCTACGTCCTCGATTTCTTCAACGCCCTCGATGCGATCTTCACGCGCACCGACGCCGAGGTGCTGACCGGCAAGGTGGTCGGCGACCCACCGGTCTCGCCGGCGGTGATGACACGCAATTTCCTCGACGACGTGCTCGCTTTCCTCGCCGACGCCGCGCAGCGCGACCCCTCTGCGCCTTGCAGCCACCATGGGGTGACCGTCTCGCACGGCGATGCGGCCTATCACGACATGGCCGAGCTGTTCGGCTTCAGGCCGGCCGAACACTCTCCCTATCCCTGCCCGCTTCCCGGCCTGCACAGCGAGGCCGACGGCTTCGCGCACTTCGCGGCGCGGGCCAACAGCTTCTTCTATGGCGAGCACCCGACGCGCGTGACCGCTTACCAGCCCGGCGATCCGCTCGCCAGCCTCGTCCCGGCCCGCACCGTGTATGCCGGCAATGTCGTCTTCCGGCCGTCGGCCCTGCGTTATTTCATTCCCTTCGCGCCCTTGCGGCTACGCATGTCCGGCCCGACGCTCGGCCGCATCCTGAAGAGCGAGCTAGGAGAGCGCTTCGTCTCGGCCAACCTGCCGATGCTGCACAAACGCACCGTCGAGAGCGGCGGTCAGGCGGAATTTCGCCCCGGCATCGAGACCCAGGCGACGGCGGTCGACATGAGCGACGAGTTCGAGCGCCAATTCTATGGCGATGTGATGCTGTTCTCAGTGGAACGGCTCGCCGCGGCCGGCCCCCTGTGCCGTGCCGCCAGCGCCGAGTTTGCGCCAACGCTCGATTGCCTGCGCGAGGAGATGCTGGCGCGCTACAACGAACGCCAGACGGCAGTGCTTTCCCGTCTGGCGCGGCTTATGGCCCTGCTCTCCGATCCGGCGCAATGGTGGAACCAGCGGCCCGGTCTGGCCGAGGGCCTGCGCCATTTCGCCGCCAACGTGCGGCACAATTTCGCCGCCGAAAACTCTGGACAGGCGCGCATCAACGATGAGGCACGCTGGCAGGACTGGCGCGCCCGGCTGCTCGACGGCCTCGAACACTACGCCGAAGATCGTGCGGCATGGGCACGACTCCTCGTGAGCTTGTGA